From the genome of Perca fluviatilis chromosome 8, GENO_Pfluv_1.0, whole genome shotgun sequence:
ttatgaactactgttcttaactgaaaccattcaatgagtcactgtcatttgcaaaaacgaacagttgtacactttgcattaaaagcgagcagtggaagttaatatgacttaggaaacttatattttagcccatgagagaggaggaggaacagagtgaaagagatatttacgcatcatgctcacttttaaggcaaagagtacaactgttaatgtgtgcaaatgattagtagcctaatccttgaatggaatgattatgacggcttcaattcagagccgtggtcagttaataTATTTAGGCACATACCACGCATTCAGTCGGGTCCGCTGATCGTCTGCTACGCTTTCTCGCGGTTTCATTACAgcgtctttttcttttctttttatacaaataatgtgtttcacgtcgtcatacttccacaagaagctgctgctcactctgtataaagtatgtacaatgcgtattctccattgtggcatcagtaaatctgtgatcgacctcgcggtcttttgaggaaagccgtggacgcgcatctatctgaattacttcagcctggctcgacctagtcgctcctcctcagcctggcttggtctttgtgaaacgcaccaagccaggctgcacagattagactaggtcaagcctcgctttatcagttatcctggatttagatattctgcttttgtgaaacaggccccagggcCAGATGAGCCCCAGATGTAAAATATCTGGGCCAGATCCATGGCATTAATAACTGTAGTCTACTTGGCCAGTTCTGGCCCAGATCCGTAATTCCAACCTGTTCCGGTATTGGGCCGTTGGAAAGGATGAGCCCGGCCCAGGTCCGTTTAGGGGATCTGCGCCAAATGCTAATGAAGACCTGGcccaaatacattttgctgtctGGGATGCTTGCCGAAAGTTTAAAGACTTACATAGACATCCATTTGTCCGGCGTCCCTGCCCATGAAACCCCATGAAACATCTTGTATTTATATAGAAAATAGTTAActgattaaaaatattttttattaaatgctgAGGAGATAAATCAGCCAGCACATCCTATGAGtaaaccattttattttttatttttatattatttttgtgtttaagtatttattttttctggaATTTTGATGGGGGCGGTGCCCTAGCGCCCTCTACTGAAAAGCCACCACTGTaatacctgctggttgctgtaaagtgctatataaataaatgttgattgatttattgaaaTACGTGTGTCTCACGTACGTGTGTCTCACTTGATTGGTTTCACACGCCACACCTGTACAGGGCTGCCAACTCTCACGCATTGGCCGTGAGACACATGCATTTGATTGGTTTCACACCTGAAAGATTAGTTTATCTATAGATCTACCTGTTGAGCCACTGCTGATCGACTATACAGGCTATGAAGGGGCGAGGTGTGCCGCCCTGTCTCCTCTGGATAGCCATCCTGTGCGCTCTGACAACGGTCAAGGCTCTGGGAAAGGCGTCAGTCCCGAACATCTCTCCAAGGAAGGATGGTATTCAGGAGGTAGCAATTTGTATTGTTAAATTAGTGATAATCCGCTCTTCCATGCCGGCGAGAAGTGCTTTAATGCCGGGCAGAAACACCGAAGTATCGCCGTCATTCTGATCTGGGATATCAGTCAGCCAGCGGctcagtgtatatatctatggcggCTCAGAAGCTAGGTCGCCATCTTGCCCGTGTTCGCTACGGTCCTCCCACGGTCCAGCTTTTGTACCtctgtttctgaccatgtcgaGCTGGGTGTTACGTGATTCTGGTTAGAAATCAACCTTAGAGACAAGCTCGCCAAGTTTAAGCGGATGTCAAGTGTGGAAAAAGCATAGACAGTAGGATATAAGAAGGGAAAAAGTCAGATAAATGACGAGTGGTGACAGAGCTCTCCCGGTTTGCTGCCCACACCATTGTTCAGCTAACCGGAACCGCCTATTTCAAGTATTTTTTATACCTGTAATATGTGTagcttgtttttattatttattatatttattgaatggttttaattgctctttaatgttttatgtaaagcactttgaactTTTGGTGAAAGTTGCCTAGGTAACAACGTGATTATTGTGCTTTACTTAgtcataacaaataaaaataaataatatattctTAAAAGTTACAAAGAGTGGGGGGTATAAAGGCGAATACTGACTGACTTAGCATAATCAAACTTGAGCTAAGAAAGACGGAAATATAgctacatgaatgaatgaatacaaTAGCACTTTTTACGGCTAACGGTATTTCccaaactattcttttaaaaGCTGTCATGTGTGGGTATAATTTACACTGTCAttgcttcagttaaaaaaaaaggctcacATTTCTAATATCTCAGTGACTGTGCATTTCGGATGAACTGGAAAAGCTTGTAGTTATAGTTCATTTTCATGAAAAACTCTAGTTCTGCCTCAAAACCTTGGTTGCACTTGTGTTCTGGACTTTAAgttaaatgacaataaaataatgtaattatcaGTATGACAGAGCCAATTTTGTCATCATCAGCTGAGACTGATTTTTACAATCCCACTGTTAATGTATCACCATGGTGGAGTGAATGGGAGGGGAGATGCTACAAATGGCTACATATAAAAGTTCACCTTCCACGCATACGTGTCTCAGTGGGACTCCAACACAGGCAGGCGACATGGGGAAAGGTTTCTACATCAGTAAAGCTGTTGGGGTAGTGGCCATCATCCTGTGTGCAGGGGCCCTGGCTACTATTATTGCTCTGTCTGTTGTTTACTCACAggaaaaggcaaaaaataataacaatgttTTGCCAACTGATGGAGGACCAACATCCAAACCACCCGACACAACACCTTCACCTTCACCTTCGCCCAGTGGACCTTGGGACAACTATCGGCTGCCCAAGAGCCTAGTGCCGGATCACTATAATCTAACCCTGTGGCCGCGACTGACTCCAGATGCAAATGGACTGTATATCTTTACTGGTAAGGCTTTTATGAGTGTACTGTAATACTCATCTATGATTCTCTGGAGCGAGAAAGCTTACTTTCATACAAAGTAGTTGCATTGATCTGGTATTCACGGTCAAAATATATCCTCCTCAGCCAGCAAGAATTAAAACCACCAGGAGTTTGGAGTCATTGCTTAAAGAGGATAGGATGGAGATAAAGACTTACTAATAGAAGGTCGATAAATCACAGCTTTAACCCCTCAGTTGCAAAATTATAACATCACTTGTAGCCTAAAAGTGTAAAACAAATTCAATGTGTCTTACTGTCCTTTTAGTATGATAAttagttatatattattatataatattattatattattataaactaGCCAGACAGTATTGTGTGAATTGATTTAGTGGAATGTGTACTGTAAGTAATTATGGAAGGATTAGGGAATACTTTGCTTGGCTTGGCTTTGGTACATAGAGGATATGATGTCAATgaataaaaaagacatgaagAAGAAACACCTTCTGCTTGGAGGGATTTTGGATCATGTTACTTGACTCTCTTATCACAGTTGTATGGCTTCATATAAAGCACTTCATAGCTTCTAAATTTCTTTGCAAATGCATATTAAAGTCCCTGTGTCAAAACCTGATCCACCCATACAGGTTTGTGAATTAAATCTTCTAAATTGAAGTTGGTAATAATCATACAAGTTGTGTAAGGTCATCAACTTCTATATACAATCAACTCTATGGTAACAACTCTAATGGAGGGGCATGTTAGTTAGCCATAGTCTGTACACACCCAGAGGTTTACACAGCCCAAATAATGGTGTGTGCATTCGTAGGGGCTTTAAATTTGCTGTTAGACACCATTACCTAGActtataaaacttttttttattttgaacagcAGATAATAAAGGGAAAGCCCCTGCTTCTCTAAATGTCCATATAGCATAACACACAGGATTCTCATTAAGCTTGACAGTTCATTCCCAATCCTATAGATAGAGCAGTTGACAGAATGGGCTACATTTTGTGGTAATTGAAGTACAGAAACTAAGTCTTATTTGGTGTATTCAGTGCAGTAATTCATAGATATATTTTACATTGCGTTGCTGTCTTGTGAATAATgtatttccaaaatgtcaacttCGTGAACTAAGAAAAAAAGCCCTGTTATTAgctttgtgtgttttgcagaTCATGTTATGGGTTTCAAATGGTGTATTTAGCTCATGAAGTATGAGAGTTGTCTCAACCCAGTCAAATCAGcttcatttatatagcacttttcatacaATGTCAGCTCAATGTGCTTCACAGAAAACCACCTGGGGAACAATGCACTCGTCTACCTGCACACAAAGAATGATACACATATTTTAAAACTTGGATACAGATAGCCAAAGCCACCATCCTTTCAGTTACTGGAGACAGactctttaatatattttaacaaATGGGTTGGGGTTGGGTAGAGCTGAAGTTTTTTACTACTGTTGATCACCGTTTAAGTAActgtatttcatgttttttaggTTCGTCCAATGTGGAGTTTAAGTGTGCTGAGGAGACTGACCTGATTCTTATACACTCCAATAAGCTGAACTACACCACGTTGGAGAATGGCCACTTGGCAAAGCTCACCTCAGTCAATAGTGGGGTCAATGCCCCCTCAATCAAGACTTCCTGGCTCCAGAATGTGACTCAGTACCTGGTCCTACAGCTGGATGGTAAACTAATTAAGGGCCATAGGTACCACCTCTACACTTACTTTACTGGAGAGCTGGCTGATGACCTGGGAGGCTTCTATAGGAGTGAATACTTTGAGGACGGAGTGAAAAAGTATGTGTATATGGTGTCAAATGATGCGCCTTGAAACATAATTAGGGCAAAAGTGAATCCCAGAGGTTGCAGAACATGCAGTAGCCAGCAAtgatcaatacatttttttccgaATAAGTTCTCACACAAgacatttttttactattttgaaAAATAGCCTGACGTCTTATCTACAGTCAGTGTAACTTCATAAATTTATGCCGGACTCAGACCACACATATCGGCAAGATTATAACACGACTCGGCCGAAAATGGACATTGGGTACAACAATTGATCGTTTTATCCTGTGTAGTGTATCATATAGGACACAACCAACACTGCCTCACGACATGCCAACTGAAAGactagcatgtttttttttttttgccttccaCGACGAGTTACCTCACGTCAGTGACTTTGACCAATATGAGCGCAGAGCTCTTTTCCACACACAACTGTTAATATAGCAAAGCGAAAGAGGAATTATGTTGTTGCTCGGTTGAACTGTGAAATAGAGGAGTCACTAGTCGCTTTTTTGAACGCAAGACAGCCAGCTTCATACATACAATATTGTTTGGTTACATTCCTGTTCCTGAAAGTCAGTTTCTAGTGCTCCTTTCTGATAACCTCATGTGTTTTGTGAAAGATGGCAAGCTTTGATTGGTCTGGGACCAATGTGTATCGGCCAAGTAACAGCAAGAAGTTATGACTCTAAAATCCTTAAACGGCAGTCTTGTTTCAAAATTTCTATTTGTGAAATGTGTATCTTGTAAGACAACATAATATGCAAGTAAAACAGTTTTAAAGCCTTTGgaaagtggattttttttcacttttgatagagctaggctagctgtttcccccctaCTTCCAATTATTGTATATGTACATTTTTATCATCAGGCTCTTTGGAAAACTCCACACAATCATTATGCTATTGGGTTGTTTCTGTAAGCATCAAGTTTAATTTGTCTATTTTCTGTCAGGGTTGTTGCTACTACTCAGATGCAGCCAACAGATGCCAGGAAGGCTTTCCCCTGTTTTGACGAGCCAGCCATGAAAGCTATTTTCCACATCACGTTAATCCACGACAAAGGAACTGTAGCCCTGTCCAATGGCGAGGAAAAAGGTTAGTTGCACTACGATGATAATTGGACGAGCTTATTTTCACAGTTTCAGACAAAATCAATTGAATATATGAGGAGAACAATGGATGTAATATCATTTTTAGGGTGATCTAAGACTATGGACGGCAGAGTGTGTTAAATTGACATGTTTACAAAGACATAAGATTAACTAAATGTAAGagattaaaaactaaaacaataataataataaatttaatttgtatagcgcttttcaaGGACTCAAAGTTGCTAAACATGTCCTTCTATTAATTTTTATTTCTACAGAATCAAGCATTGTCCAAGTTGATGGTAAAGATCTACTGAAGACTGCTTTTAAGCCAACTGAGAAAATGTCTACCTACCTGTTGGCGTTCATTGTCAGTGACTATACCTTCATCAATAACACCATTGACGGAGTTTTGGTAAGTGACGTCCTAAAAAGATTTTGTCATCAGTCTTTCATGAATGCAGCTTGTATTTCCATGAAACTTAGAGATGTGCATTCTGCGAAGGTTTTTTGGATACTACTACCAGTGGGCACCAAAGTCATAGGAATTTTCAAATCCTACACATGGTAAGGACCGGTATGGAAACAAATAAGGGACAGCCACTGAATACttaatattgaaatattttataGTGTATCtaagttttatttattctgGATTCACTtctttgaaattaaaatatgaCATTTCTTAAGTTGCAATTACAAAAAGcttaatttgaatatttttttgttgaatggtcACAAATTTAGATCTAGAATTCAGAAAAATATTATTTCAGATACATGGTTTTCTAAGTAAAACAAGTGGTCAGTGGCTGTTCAAATTCAGATAATCATGTCTCTTATTTGCTTTAGTCAggttttttgttacttttctaCTGTAATGAAACAGTGGTGACATTTTCATCACTGAGGAGAAAAGGTAATTGATTTGCATTTAGGTGTTAACTTGTGCATCAAGTTTAGCATGGTGTAAGCTAAGCAGTGTTAGCTAACAAACCTAGACGCTATATTAATAGTGTGTGGTTGTTTTAGTTGACACTTCTCAAGCTACAATTCTTTTTTTGAAGGCTAatggttaaaaacaaaaccttttAGAAAGATATACCTCACAGTCTTTGATCtacaacataacaaaacaattgGGCTAAACTTATTTTTCCTAGCCTGGTTATACatttaaagtctttttttccCAATATACCACCAAGATACTTCCAGATGCTGATtggggatttcttttttttttgttggggggaggggggcttttattgcctttatttgataAGACAGATTAAGGCAAGAAGGTGGTAGAGAGCGGGGATAACTTGCAGCAAAGAGCCACGGGTTGGAATTGAACCTGTGACCGCTGCGggaaggactgagccttggtacatgggcgcacgctctaccaggtgtgcTGCGAGGGCAACCCGTTGATTGGAGATTTTTGATGAAATTGGAAATAAATTGTATTATATAGTAGGTCTTCCTTAATTAACAACATTTTAGACCTTCCCTAATTTAGACCTTAGGTTCACACACTGGTATTGTTATAGTGCCAAATAGCACTTAACTAAGTTTAGTTCTCAAAACTTAGGTTTTAATCATCAGCCTAGGTATCCACATTCCTAACAAACACAGTAACTTACTTTGtagtaaaacaagaaaacaaaggtTCATTCTTGTGCTCATCCAAGTGATGTCATTGCAATTAATTATTAGTGGTTGGAGAGAGGCCCCTATGGGCCATGTAATATGAATGTGAGTTTAGCCAGGTGTAAGATTTCAAAATGTGTGACTGTGTTGCCATCCGATGGTAGTATCTAAAGATACACTGTTGTAGGAAACAATGTACAGATTTAATATTCAAGATGATCAGGCTGAAGCAACACATCAACagcaacaattttctttttcacaaaCAGAATTTATGCCATCAGAACAATTTTATAGATGCTTTACAACAGCAATGTGCATAATTAGACTGTGTAATGggttttattgtgtgtattatgtgatGTGGGTTTAGATCCGCATCTTTGCCAGGAAGCCCGCTATTGATGCTGGGCAAGGACAGTACGCCCTTAACAAAACTGGACCCATTCTTAAGTTCTTTGAGGAGTATTACAATTCCAGCTACCCTCTGCCAAAGTCTGGTAAGTCCACCACACATGATGATCTGAGGCAATTCTTTTGAATATCCTTATCCTTCTTTGTTAAATGTATGCTATCAAACTTGTTGcctgaatacttttttttttttcacgtgtatttagtacagtacagtacacataCCAAGGTTATACATTAATATGTAATCCTCCGAGTTAACTGTTCCCCTCCCCTCACTAGTCAGCAGTTCTTGGATTCATGTTTATTGCCatcatgtgtgtttttatggtCAACCCCAAAATTACCTTCATTTTGTAGACTGAGACATTTGCTGCCACTTCCAATAAAGcagctgtcaatcattctgAACACCACATAAAAATGCTGCTCCATCATCTGTTCTGTTGTTGATTAATGCAAGACTTATCTgctgttttgacattttatgacaGGGCTTTGCGAACAGGAGAAGATTGCGTACGGCATCAATTATTAACAGATACATCTTGATAAATTGATTTGTTATACAGTTTTCATGACAGTTGTAATCAGTCTGTGTCCAGTCTTTGTTGACCAGcccatacagtacattcaagaaGTCTCATGATTCGATCTGATTTTTGATTTTAAGGTCACGATttgatttaaatatatatattttttaacactGATGGCTATTCCATTTATAGACTATCAAGTCTTGATTTCTAAAGATCAAGAGATCATTGGTTTCATGCCCTGGCAACTGTCCTTTACCTTTTCAATTCTTCTTTAGAAAAATAGGCCACATGGTATCAAGTGTGATATAACCGCcatatttgttttcaaatttaCTACACTAAGGCCATGTTATcaactttaaataatttattttaaatgtgataACATTCAATTGGAAACAAACTgttagaaacaaaaacaaaaaagtgccACTAATTTgcagaaaaaagcaaaaagccACCAGATCCTGCTCTAAATGAGAACGGAGGAGTTGCCTGTGTCAATATTCTTTTCCCCAGTCAAATCTATATGTTTATGATGCCTGCAAATATGTTCTGCTATATTTGTCCTGTTGCCTGAGGTGGCGTTTGGTACCTAGAGAACAAGAACATATTCGTTGTTTACCTCACTCGCGGAGAAGGCAAAATGTTGTCACACTTCAGGGAAGCAGGAGGATTTTATAGTTCGGTTTCTTTTTCTGTCATCTCCGACTCTGGCAGTGGACATTATGTTTATAAATATCCGGCTGCAGGCTACTGGTAAGCTACACTGTGTCGTCTTTGAAGgctttttttgttgtctttagACACAGGCAAGTAGGCGAGGTTGGAGAGATCGCCAATCCTGCTTTCGAAAGctcattttgatttgatttttgatttaGAACCGTAGTGGTGACATCCCTAGTACATTTTGTTACATTGTTACACATTCATAATTTCCTCCCTCCAGATTACATGTTTTAACACTGGTGCAGTTAGAATTTACTTGGTCAACTTATAAGAAGTAGTAACTCTACAGGCAACCAACCACAAATATTATCTTTCCTAATGCAGATCAGATAGCTCTACCAGACTTTAATGCTGGAGCCATGGAGAACTGGGGTCTGatcacatacagagagacagcgCTGCTTTACGATGAAGAGTTCTCCTCCAACTCCAACAAGGAGAGGATTGCTACCATCATCGCTCATGAACTGGCTCACATGGTTAGTTTTCAACACTACAAACTGTTTAACTTCACAATGTCTTTTGAATCTTGCATAACGGATCCTCATCCGGGTTTGGTTGCACATGTCCTTGGCAAATTATCTATTAGTAAAATGGCAGAGTGCATCTGATAAAATCTGAAAAGGCAAGTTATAAAGGAATTTCAACCAGCACTGCGATTAGTACATTCAGCAGGATGATTTTCTTCAAATGTGTTATGAGAACATTCCCATCAATCAATACTTATCACTTACCACCAGGCATGGAAGTGACACACGCcagttttgttccgtcctccacCAGACCACACagggagcgtctcagaagcaGAACATCTTGAATGCCTGACTGTCATTGTCACTAAAAGGCTATCTACAAGTACAAGTACTCCAAGTCCTCATGCAATCAAACTCCATGCCTTCACATCCTGCCTGGCCTGTGGAATGCACGTGGCTCACATGCTTCTGGGACGCGCTGTGTCGGGGCTGGTGGAATAACAAGCATTGTCTTGAATGGCCGTGATTGCTGGTGGCGTCCGAAAATGCGCGTGGTGGAATTTGGCCGATTtgtgatgtccaaatgaagctccattaagcattttctttattttctgagcccacttaATGGCTGTGTCTGTTCATCAAAGagttgaaagcacactgaattgctATTCCTTGAACCTTTTTGTTTAAACCAAGAGCGTCATCTAGTGGGCTAAACAAATGCAACTAATGGTTCATGAAGCATCATTGAGACCTCACTAGTAACTGTAAGTCAATCAGCCAACTCACCTGAAATGGATTAATATATGAATGTAGAATATGTACAGTTTGAAATGCTGTATGATCAGCAAATCATTCAGAGGAATTTGCGTTCacaatgtatataatatagtgGTCACTGTCACAAGTCTCATCAAAACAGACTTAAATCAAATCTCATGTCCTTAAGAGCAAGTATGAGTCAAGTCTTCAGTATCGTTacagcaagtctcaagtcaaaTATTAGGCCTTGAGGGCAAGTGCTAGTAAATGTCAGGTCATGTCAAAACAGTCCCAATTCAAATCCTAAGTCTTTGTAGGCAAACGGCATGTTAATTGCAAGGCTGATGAaaggacatacacatacagagatGCTGTAAAGTCCAagccaagtctcaagtccttgTTGTTTGGACTACAGTGTGACTCAAATCCAACGCTGTAGTCCTCTTGTCTGGGAGCCTATAAAGAGCGGTCTTATTTATCTTTAGTTTTTCTTGGAACATTCACACATTTTCTCTATGCTGTTCCTTTAGTGGTTTGGTAATCTGGTGACACTGAGATGGTGGAATGACTTGTGGCTGAATGAAGGCTTTGCATCATATGTTGAGTACCTGGGAGCAGCCCATGCTGAGCCCAACTGGAACCTGGTAAGGATTTCCCTCCTACCTTTTGGCCACAATAATGTATAATGTAGGATGATGGTGACATTAATCGGTGGAGTTTTGGCCATACTGTTTTATTTGTCTCATAATAGACAGACCTCATCGTGCTGAGTGATGTCCACAGGGTGTTTGCCGTCGATGCCCTTGCCTCCTCTCACCCTCTGTCTTCTAAAGAAGAGGACATCCAGAAACCAGCACAGATCAGTGAGCTGTTTGATGCTATATCATACAGCAAGGTAACCTCATACACTCAGGCCTCAACAACAGCAGAACTTTGCCCATCTCTGATCCTTAAATCAATCTACCCACATTATGGATTTAATTTCTCTATAATAGTTTTCCTTCAAATATGTAAAAGATTTTGTCACAATATCCTTAAACACAGACTGATCTTGAGAAACATTGAACATGTGTTTGCTCATCCTCAGGGAGCAGCTGTTCTGAGGATGTTGTCGGATTTCCTAACTGAAGACGTCTTCACAAGGGGACTCAGAGTAAGAACTTAATGGGGACA
Proteins encoded in this window:
- the LOC120564649 gene encoding aminopeptidase N-like isoform X1 translates to MGGEMLQMATYKSSPSTHTCLSGTPTQAGDMGKGFYISKAVGVVAIILCAGALATIIALSVVYSQEKAKNNNNVLPTDGGPTSKPPDTTPSPSPSPSGPWDNYRLPKSLVPDHYNLTLWPRLTPDANGLYIFTGSSNVEFKCAEETDLILIHSNKLNYTTLENGHLAKLTSVNSGVNAPSIKTSWLQNVTQYLVLQLDGKLIKGHRYHLYTYFTGELADDLGGFYRSEYFEDGVKKVVATTQMQPTDARKAFPCFDEPAMKAIFHITLIHDKGTVALSNGEEKESSIVQVDGKDLLKTAFKPTEKMSTYLLAFIVSDYTFINNTIDGVLIRIFARKPAIDAGQGQYALNKTGPILKFFEEYYNSSYPLPKSDQIALPDFNAGAMENWGLITYRETALLYDEEFSSNSNKERIATIIAHELAHMWFGNLVTLRWWNDLWLNEGFASYVEYLGAAHAEPNWNLTDLIVLSDVHRVFAVDALASSHPLSSKEEDIQKPAQISELFDAISYSKGAAVLRMLSDFLTEDVFTRGLRTYLAEFAFGNAVYTDLWKHLQRAVDLNVPKPPDTVENIMNTWVLQMGFPVVTINTQTGLVSQEHFLLDPDSNVTTESPFNYKWIVPIKWMKTGIIQEPHWLKVKSSTIDATKASGTEWVLANLNVVGYYRVNYDEGNWNRLLNCLMADHKLIPVINRAQLVDDAFNLARAKIVPTVLALNTTKYLNKETEYMPWKSAMNNLDFFYLMFDRSEVYGPMQNYLRKQVTPLFQYYKTMTGNWSNVPDGHMDQYNQVNAISLACRTGLEECQNLAKTWFNQWMDTKTNTIHPNLRSTVYCNAIAAGDAKEWEFAWEEFRDTTIASEAEKLRSALACTNQPWLLNRYLEYTLMPNLIRKQDATSTIVYIANNVAGQSLAWDFVRARWSYIFKEYGGGSFSFSNLINGVTKRFSTEFELQQLKQFKADNSEIGFGSGTLAVDQSIERTMSNIKWITENKQNVLDWFKTEGNAN
- the LOC120564649 gene encoding aminopeptidase N-like isoform X2 — encoded protein: MKGRGVPPCLLWIAILCALTTVKALGKASVPNISPRKDGIQEEKAKNNNNVLPTDGGPTSKPPDTTPSPSPSPSGPWDNYRLPKSLVPDHYNLTLWPRLTPDANGLYIFTGSSNVEFKCAEETDLILIHSNKLNYTTLENGHLAKLTSVNSGVNAPSIKTSWLQNVTQYLVLQLDGKLIKGHRYHLYTYFTGELADDLGGFYRSEYFEDGVKKVVATTQMQPTDARKAFPCFDEPAMKAIFHITLIHDKGTVALSNGEEKESSIVQVDGKDLLKTAFKPTEKMSTYLLAFIVSDYTFINNTIDGVLIRIFARKPAIDAGQGQYALNKTGPILKFFEEYYNSSYPLPKSDQIALPDFNAGAMENWGLITYRETALLYDEEFSSNSNKERIATIIAHELAHMWFGNLVTLRWWNDLWLNEGFASYVEYLGAAHAEPNWNLTDLIVLSDVHRVFAVDALASSHPLSSKEEDIQKPAQISELFDAISYSKGAAVLRMLSDFLTEDVFTRGLRTYLAEFAFGNAVYTDLWKHLQRAVDLNVPKPPDTVENIMNTWVLQMGFPVVTINTQTGLVSQEHFLLDPDSNVTTESPFNYKWIVPIKWMKTGIIQEPHWLKVKSSTIDATKASGTEWVLANLNVVGYYRVNYDEGNWNRLLNCLMADHKLIPVINRAQLVDDAFNLARAKIVPTVLALNTTKYLNKETEYMPWKSAMNNLDFFYLMFDRSEVYGPMQNYLRKQVTPLFQYYKTMTGNWSNVPDGHMDQYNQVNAISLACRTGLEECQNLAKTWFNQWMDTKTNTIHPNLRSTVYCNAIAAGDAKEWEFAWEEFRDTTIASEAEKLRSALACTNQPWLLNRYLEYTLMPNLIRKQDATSTIVYIANNVAGQSLAWDFVRARWSYIFKEYGGGSFSFSNLINGVTKRFSTEFELQQLKQFKADNSEIGFGSGTLAVDQSIERTMSNIKWITENKQNVLDWFKTEGNAN